A stretch of Flavobacterium sp. N1994 DNA encodes these proteins:
- a CDS encoding acetyl-CoA carboxylase biotin carboxyl carrier protein subunit, with product MSNSYTLSVNHNLSFDLSESDLKKLDAVSVEKNKFHVLQDSKPYKAEIIAADFLAKKYTVKVNNNTYEVAIANDLDRLIKSMGIERGRTKVINAIKAPMPGLILEINVAVGQEVKENDLLIILEAMKMENSFISPRDGVIKSIAVEKGHAVDKGQLLIEFE from the coding sequence ATGAGTAACTCTTATACACTTTCGGTAAATCACAACCTCTCTTTTGATTTGTCTGAAAGCGATCTAAAAAAATTAGATGCTGTCAGCGTTGAAAAAAATAAATTTCATGTTCTCCAAGATTCCAAACCCTATAAAGCAGAAATTATAGCTGCTGATTTTTTGGCCAAAAAATACACTGTTAAAGTCAACAACAATACTTATGAAGTAGCGATAGCCAATGATTTGGACCGGTTGATAAAAAGCATGGGCATTGAACGCGGACGCACTAAAGTAATCAATGCTATCAAAGCTCCTATGCCTGGATTAATTCTTGAAATTAATGTTGCTGTGGGCCAAGAAGTAAAAGAAAACGACCTTTTAATCATCTTAGAAGCCATGAAAATGGAAAACAGTTTTATTTCACCACGAGATGGAGTGATTAAATCGATTGCTGTTGAAAAAGGACACGCTGTAGATAAAGGACAATTACTAATTGAATTTGAATAG
- a CDS encoding proline iminopeptidase-family hydrolase, translating to MKMKLLLSTLLTLLLLTGCKESKTEDSIKANYLDFSKRDDQATGGIKMIPITTPIGKFKVWTKTVGNNPKIKVLLLHGGPGGTHEFFESFDGYFPQESIEYIYYDQLGSYYSDQPNDNRLWTTERFVEEVEQVRKALKLDNTNFYLMGQSWGGILAMEYALKYQKNLKGLIIANMMASAPAYNKYAEDVLGPKLPKEVFDQIKTFEKNKDYTNPKYMELLMKYYYSEHILRKPVEQWPESINRAFKHLNPNVYVFMQGPSEFGITGDATLKNWDVTARLKTLTIPTLAIGAQYDTMDPKHMEWISNEVQNGRFLYCPNGSHCSQYDDQEHYFPGVIKFLKDVDNGTFKKETSHQLQ from the coding sequence ATGAAAATGAAACTACTCCTAAGTACTTTGCTAACATTACTGTTATTGACGGGTTGTAAAGAAAGTAAAACCGAAGATTCCATAAAAGCCAATTATTTGGATTTCTCCAAAAGAGATGACCAAGCTACTGGTGGTATCAAAATGATTCCCATTACTACACCTATTGGCAAGTTTAAGGTTTGGACCAAAACAGTGGGGAACAATCCCAAAATAAAAGTGCTTTTACTTCACGGAGGCCCTGGCGGAACCCATGAATTCTTTGAAAGTTTTGATGGTTATTTTCCGCAAGAAAGCATCGAGTATATTTATTATGATCAATTAGGGTCTTACTACAGCGATCAACCCAATGACAACAGACTTTGGACGACAGAGCGTTTTGTAGAAGAAGTGGAACAAGTCCGTAAAGCCTTGAAATTAGACAATACTAATTTCTATTTAATGGGACAATCTTGGGGCGGAATTCTTGCCATGGAATATGCACTGAAATACCAAAAGAATTTAAAAGGATTAATCATCGCCAATATGATGGCCAGTGCACCAGCATATAACAAATATGCGGAAGATGTGTTAGGTCCAAAATTACCAAAAGAAGTCTTTGACCAAATCAAAACTTTTGAAAAAAATAAAGACTACACCAATCCAAAATATATGGAATTGCTAATGAAATATTACTATTCAGAACACATCTTAAGAAAACCTGTTGAACAATGGCCTGAGTCTATCAACAGAGCTTTCAAACACCTGAATCCTAATGTATATGTGTTTATGCAGGGTCCGAGTGAGTTTGGAATCACTGGTGATGCTACTCTAAAAAATTGGGACGTAACTGCTCGTTTAAAAACATTGACTATCCCTACTTTAGCCATTGGAGCTCAATACGACACTATGGACCCCAAACACATGGAATGGATATCTAATGAAGTGCAAAACGGACGGTTCTTATATTGTCCTAACGGAAGTCATTGCTCTCAATATGATGACCAAGAACATTACTTCCCCGGAGTTATTAAGTTCTTGAAAGACGTTGATAATGGGACTTTCAAGAAAGAAACTAGTCATCAATTACAATAG
- a CDS encoding cupin domain-containing protein has protein sequence MDTSELDKAKSHIIVEIIQYIPNAVVSKTIIKKTTGNITASSFDAGEELEEKISPYDNYIQIIDGTAEIVIKKHKHKLCLGEGIIIPAHAQHSFNANEQFKMISTIIKSGYED, from the coding sequence ATGGATACTTCGGAACTTGACAAAGCTAAATCTCACATTATTGTTGAAATCATTCAATACATTCCCAATGCAGTGGTAAGCAAAACTATTATCAAAAAAACAACAGGAAACATTACAGCTTCCTCTTTTGACGCCGGAGAAGAACTGGAAGAAAAAATATCTCCCTATGATAATTACATTCAAATTATTGATGGAACTGCCGAAATAGTTATCAAAAAACACAAACACAAATTGTGCTTAGGAGAAGGAATCATTATTCCAGCACATGCACAACATAGCTTTAATGCTAACGAGCAATTCAAAATGATTTCTACCATTATTAAAAGTGGTTACGAAGATTAG
- a CDS encoding helix-turn-helix domain-containing protein, which yields MKLYIKYMVSLRCKMLVKEELKNLGLHYVLVELGTVEIIENITPEIREKLKANLLESGLELMDDKKAMLIEKIKIVITEMIHYNDELPKVNYSEYISKIMGYDYTYLANIFSEVKGITIEHYIIAHKIEKVKELLLYDELNLTVISYKMNYSSVSHLSTQFKKVTGLTPTFFKNLKDKKRNTLDEV from the coding sequence ATGAAACTCTATATCAAATATATGGTCAGCTTGCGGTGCAAAATGTTAGTCAAAGAAGAATTAAAAAACTTGGGATTACATTATGTATTGGTAGAATTAGGCACTGTTGAAATTATAGAAAACATTACTCCAGAAATACGCGAAAAACTCAAAGCCAATTTACTTGAATCTGGTTTAGAATTGATGGATGACAAAAAAGCTATGCTTATTGAAAAAATAAAAATTGTCATCACCGAAATGATTCATTACAACGATGAATTACCCAAAGTAAACTACTCCGAATACATCAGTAAAATAATGGGGTATGATTATACTTATTTGGCGAACATCTTTTCTGAAGTCAAAGGAATTACCATAGAACACTACATCATTGCCCACAAAATTGAGAAGGTAAAAGAGTTGTTACTTTATGACGAACTCAACCTCACCGTGATATCCTATAAAATGAACTACAGTAGTGTTTCGCATTTATCCACCCAATTCAAAAAAGTTACTGGCTTAACCCCTACTTTCTTTAAAAATCTTAAAGACAAAAAGCGGAATACTCTTGACGAAGTGTGA
- a CDS encoding helix-turn-helix domain-containing protein, with the protein MVSTRCKMMVKEELKKLGLHFMIVDLGVVDIMEDISDNTRALLKAGLLESGLELMDDKRAIMIEKIKNVIIEMVHYAEEPLKVTFSEYLSEKLDQNYTTLANLFSEVQGTTIEQFVILHKVERIKELIIYDELNITEIAWKMNYSSVAHLSTQFKKVTGLSPSHFKLLKDKRRSPIEEVGN; encoded by the coding sequence ATGGTCAGTACCCGTTGCAAAATGATGGTAAAAGAGGAACTTAAAAAATTAGGTTTACACTTTATGATTGTTGATTTGGGCGTGGTTGATATTATGGAGGACATCTCGGATAACACAAGGGCCCTTCTCAAAGCTGGTTTATTAGAATCGGGATTGGAACTTATGGATGACAAGAGAGCCATCATGATTGAAAAGATCAAAAACGTAATCATTGAAATGGTGCACTATGCAGAGGAGCCACTAAAAGTGACTTTCTCAGAATACCTTAGCGAAAAATTAGATCAAAACTATACCACGCTTGCCAACTTATTTTCGGAAGTACAAGGAACCACTATAGAGCAATTTGTGATTTTACACAAAGTGGAACGCATCAAAGAACTTATCATTTATGACGAACTGAACATTACGGAAATTGCCTGGAAAATGAACTACAGCAGTGTAGCCCATTTATCTACACAATTTAAAAAAGTAACGGGTTTATCGCCTTCCCATTTCAAACTACTTAAAGACAAACGAAGAAGCCCCATTGAAGAAGTAGGCAATTAA
- a CDS encoding ATP-binding protein: MNQFNISEIKKIKSHDLFFDMFENCAIGMAFSDVKTSKFEYANQSFLNCFGYTKEEIIGKTATDVGIITPQIRDEIILKLKNQENSNNIEIELSNKKGDSIWFLISIQIIDYEGIEYNHTSFIDITNQKKITAELLLANKELAFQNEEKEKRAAELVIANKELEHQNSEKEKRANELQVANKELLYQTGEKQDRADELVIANKELVIADKELNFQNEEKEKRVFENKELEAYNYSLKLASQYSLSLIEASRDPLFTISPQGKITDTNQASVRVTEVSKEDLINTNFINYFTEPEKAKKGYEEVFSKGFVVDYPLVLKDGKLTDVLFNGAVYKDEEGNIIGAVVVARDITEQKKAQKELIEAKTYAELASSIAEEAKIIAEAATIKANEAVKSKQQFLSNMSHEIRTPMNAIIGFTKVVLKTELTAKQKEYLTAIKMSGDALIVLINDILDLAKVDAGKMTFEKTPFKLKLSIKAMLHLFETKIQEKNLKLVTHYDKDIPEVLVGDPVRLHQIILNLVSNAVKFTSVGKITVSVDLVSETDDDVAIKFSVADTGIGISETKTEKIFENFQQATSSTSRIFGGTGLGLAIVKQLVEAQNGNIEVESTIGKGSNFSFVLYFDKTNVEAVLEPEILEIDTEIKHTKILVVEDMELNQLLMKTLLDDFGFECDIAANGKIAIEKLQKNNYDIILMDLQMPEMNGFEATEHIRQNMKLMLPIIALTADVTTVDVAKCKAVGMNDYISKPVDERLLYSKLISFIKKPIAIIEKETKGNMQTIRYVDLSYLSLITKANPELMTEMIEVYLKQTPSLLTSMKQSYKDKDWILLKATAHKIMPSFAIMGMNPQYENLAKKIHDYAEKLELSSELNSLLTELEKGCLQSFLELENELINLKK; encoded by the coding sequence ATGAATCAATTCAATATATCAGAAATTAAAAAAATCAAATCACACGATTTGTTTTTTGACATGTTTGAAAACTGTGCTATCGGTATGGCTTTTTCCGATGTAAAAACTTCAAAATTTGAATATGCCAATCAATCCTTTCTGAATTGCTTTGGCTATACCAAAGAAGAAATTATTGGAAAAACCGCTACAGATGTAGGGATTATAACTCCTCAAATTAGAGATGAAATTATACTGAAATTAAAAAATCAAGAAAATTCAAATAATATCGAGATTGAACTCAGTAATAAAAAGGGAGATTCTATTTGGTTTCTAATTTCCATTCAAATCATAGACTATGAAGGAATTGAATACAACCACACTTCTTTCATAGACATCACCAATCAAAAGAAAATAACAGCCGAATTACTCCTCGCCAATAAAGAACTGGCTTTTCAAAATGAAGAGAAAGAAAAAAGAGCAGCAGAATTAGTAATTGCCAATAAAGAGTTAGAGCATCAAAACAGCGAGAAAGAAAAACGGGCTAATGAATTGCAGGTAGCCAATAAAGAATTGTTATATCAAACAGGAGAAAAACAAGACAGAGCGGATGAATTAGTAATTGCCAATAAAGAATTAGTAATTGCCGATAAAGAACTTAATTTTCAAAACGAAGAAAAAGAAAAACGCGTCTTTGAAAACAAAGAATTGGAGGCCTATAATTATTCACTCAAATTAGCTTCGCAATATTCTTTAAGTCTTATAGAAGCTAGTCGTGATCCGCTTTTTACCATTAGCCCTCAAGGCAAAATTACCGATACCAATCAAGCCTCTGTAAGAGTTACAGAAGTTTCTAAAGAAGATTTAATTAACACCAATTTCATCAATTATTTCACCGAACCTGAAAAAGCTAAAAAAGGGTATGAAGAAGTTTTTTCCAAAGGTTTTGTGGTTGATTATCCCTTGGTTTTAAAAGATGGAAAACTTACCGATGTATTATTCAATGGTGCCGTTTATAAAGATGAAGAAGGCAATATCATTGGTGCCGTAGTAGTAGCAAGAGATATAACAGAACAGAAGAAAGCACAAAAAGAATTAATTGAAGCTAAGACTTATGCTGAATTAGCATCATCAATAGCTGAAGAAGCCAAAATAATTGCTGAAGCCGCCACTATCAAAGCCAACGAAGCGGTTAAATCAAAACAACAGTTCTTGTCAAATATGAGTCATGAAATTCGGACCCCTATGAATGCCATTATTGGGTTTACCAAAGTGGTGCTAAAAACCGAATTGACAGCCAAACAAAAAGAATACCTGACTGCTATAAAAATGAGTGGTGATGCTTTAATCGTACTAATCAATGATATTCTCGATTTAGCCAAAGTAGATGCAGGAAAAATGACTTTTGAAAAAACCCCATTCAAATTGAAATTGTCTATCAAAGCTATGTTGCATCTTTTTGAAACCAAAATTCAAGAGAAAAACCTAAAATTAGTAACCCATTATGATAAGGATATCCCCGAAGTATTAGTGGGAGACCCTGTACGTTTGCATCAAATCATTCTGAATTTAGTTAGCAATGCTGTTAAATTTACCAGTGTTGGAAAGATTACTGTCAGTGTGGATTTAGTTTCTGAAACTGATGACGATGTGGCTATAAAATTCTCCGTAGCCGATACGGGTATAGGAATCAGTGAAACAAAAACCGAAAAAATATTCGAAAACTTTCAACAAGCCACAAGTAGCACATCCAGGATATTTGGCGGAACTGGTTTAGGTTTGGCTATTGTAAAGCAGTTGGTTGAAGCACAGAATGGGAATATTGAGGTGGAAAGTACTATTGGTAAAGGATCCAATTTTAGCTTTGTACTCTATTTTGACAAAACAAATGTGGAAGCGGTGTTAGAACCTGAAATTTTAGAAATTGATACCGAAATAAAACACACTAAAATATTAGTGGTAGAAGATATGGAACTGAATCAGTTGCTAATGAAAACACTTTTAGATGATTTCGGTTTCGAATGTGATATTGCTGCTAATGGTAAAATCGCTATAGAAAAACTTCAAAAAAACAACTATGATATTATTTTGATGGACTTGCAAATGCCCGAAATGAATGGTTTTGAAGCTACAGAACATATTAGACAAAACATGAAATTAATGCTGCCTATTATAGCACTAACAGCCGATGTAACCACAGTGGATGTGGCCAAATGTAAAGCAGTAGGAATGAACGATTATATTTCAAAACCTGTTGACGAGCGTTTACTATATAGTAAATTAATAAGTTTTATTAAAAAACCTATTGCTATTATCGAAAAGGAAACGAAAGGAAACATGCAAACTATTCGATATGTTGATTTGAGTTATTTGTCACTGATTACTAAAGCCAATCCTGAATTAATGACAGAAATGATAGAGGTCTATCTAAAACAAACACCCTCTTTATTAACATCGATGAAGCAAAGTTATAAAGATAAAGATTGGATATTATTAAAAGCAACCGCTCACAAAATAATGCCTTCTTTCGCCATAATGGGGATGAATCCTCAATATGAAAATCTAGCTAAAAAAATTCATGACTATGCTGAAAAGCTTGAACTTTCATCTGAATTAAATAGCTTATTAACAGAACTAGAGAAAGGTTGTTTACAGTCATTTCTTGAATTAGAAAATGAATTAATCAATTTAAAAAAATAA
- a CDS encoding response regulator: MKTGNKIKLFLVDDDAVFLKALQIQFMENDDFEVETFSTGELCIQNLNKKPDIVVLDYHLDGIVKNAINGMQTLDKIKETNAGIPVIMLSSQDKIEVAVSCMHHKAFDYVVKSETAFVRLQKVISNIFKYQKMEKELNWYMDRM, translated from the coding sequence ATGAAAACTGGAAATAAAATCAAGCTCTTCTTGGTAGATGACGATGCCGTTTTCTTAAAAGCACTACAAATACAATTTATGGAAAATGATGATTTCGAAGTAGAAACATTTTCAACAGGAGAATTGTGTATTCAAAATTTAAACAAAAAACCAGATATAGTTGTATTGGATTATCATTTAGATGGTATAGTAAAAAATGCTATCAACGGAATGCAGACTTTAGATAAAATCAAAGAAACTAATGCTGGAATCCCAGTAATTATGTTATCTAGTCAAGATAAAATTGAAGTAGCAGTAAGTTGCATGCATCACAAAGCTTTTGATTATGTAGTGAAAAGTGAAACTGCATTTGTTCGATTACAAAAAGTAATTTCAAATATTTTTAAATACCAAAAAATGGAGAAAGAACTCAATTGGTATATGGACAGAATGTAA
- a CDS encoding OmpA family protein gives MKKLLLLCICLAATFSTKAQTEDKKWNVGLHGGVIQYHGDLGRDWYKTDKAMYGFAGISVSRYLWKYIDINGMYSRGTLGYDSGTTGYKSDFSAATINLRWNFITSEYIVRPYVFGGIGVILFDRQLNFHKELIDSALPTAGAGINFRLSSVVTLNLQETFMFTNNDARDGIVAGKNDDYLMHSAGLTFNFGSKKDADNDGVSDSRDKCPDTPAGVAVDKTGCPLDKDGDGVADYLDKCPDMAGNALMNGCPDKDNDGVSDSEDRCPDTKGTIELKGCPDTDGDGVADLDDKCPNSKAGSRVDATGCALDNDKDGVMNDEDRCPDAFGLASLKGCPDADGDGVADIDDRCPNAKGSMENKGCPEIAKQDIVRITYIGSKLFFENNSAKLKVASLVNLDELVKILNKYEGANLFIDGHTDSNGSDALNLNLSQKRTDSVKAYLISKGISGGRLTATGFGESKPIADNKTALGRAKNRRVELRTAY, from the coding sequence ATGAAAAAATTACTACTATTATGTATTTGCTTAGCGGCAACATTTTCGACAAAAGCTCAAACCGAAGACAAAAAATGGAATGTGGGTCTTCATGGCGGAGTTATTCAATATCATGGAGATTTAGGCAGAGATTGGTATAAGACCGATAAAGCTATGTATGGTTTTGCTGGGATAAGCGTTTCAAGGTATTTATGGAAATACATTGACATTAATGGAATGTATTCAAGAGGAACATTGGGTTACGATAGCGGAACAACTGGTTATAAAAGTGATTTTAGCGCTGCTACCATTAATTTAAGATGGAATTTTATAACTTCTGAATATATAGTTAGACCTTATGTATTTGGTGGTATAGGTGTCATCTTGTTTGACAGACAACTTAATTTTCACAAAGAGCTAATTGATTCCGCATTACCAACGGCCGGTGCTGGTATTAACTTTAGATTATCTTCAGTGGTTACTCTTAACCTTCAGGAAACATTTATGTTTACCAATAATGATGCTAGAGATGGAATTGTTGCAGGTAAAAATGATGACTACTTAATGCACTCTGCAGGTTTAACTTTCAATTTTGGAAGCAAAAAAGATGCCGATAACGATGGTGTTTCAGACAGTAGAGACAAATGTCCTGATACACCAGCAGGTGTAGCGGTGGATAAAACAGGATGTCCTCTTGATAAAGATGGCGATGGTGTTGCCGATTATTTAGACAAGTGTCCAGACATGGCAGGTAATGCCCTAATGAACGGTTGTCCAGATAAAGATAATGATGGAGTAAGCGATTCAGAAGACCGTTGTCCTGATACAAAAGGAACTATTGAATTAAAAGGATGTCCTGATACCGATGGTGATGGTGTGGCCGATTTAGATGATAAATGTCCAAACTCAAAAGCGGGAAGCCGTGTAGATGCAACAGGTTGTGCTTTAGATAATGACAAAGATGGTGTGATGAATGATGAAGATCGTTGTCCAGATGCTTTCGGACTAGCCAGTTTAAAAGGTTGCCCAGATGCAGATGGAGATGGAGTTGCGGATATTGATGACCGTTGTCCAAATGCTAAAGGATCTATGGAAAACAAAGGTTGTCCAGAAATTGCCAAACAAGACATCGTGAGAATCACTTATATTGGAAGTAAACTTTTCTTTGAAAACAATAGTGCTAAATTGAAAGTAGCTTCTCTAGTGAATTTAGATGAATTAGTGAAAATTTTAAATAAATATGAAGGAGCCAATCTATTCATAGATGGTCATACCGACAGCAATGGTTCAGATGCTTTAAACCTAAATCTTTCACAAAAACGTACGGATTCTGTAAAAGCCTATTTAATCAGCAAAGGTATTTCTGGTGGACGTTTAACAGCTACAGGTTTTGGCGAAAGCAAACCAATCGCTGATAACAAAACTGCTTTAGGTCGTGCTAAAAACAGAAGAGTAGAATTGAGAACAGCTTACTAA
- a CDS encoding pesticidal protein Cry7Aa translates to MINVIKEGILLQKTGLDFENEGVLNPAAIRDGEFVHLLYRAVSKGNHSSIGYCKLNGPLSIETRDKKPLLAPQFDYESHGIEDPRIVKIDDTYYLTFTGYDGVNALGCLATSKDLIHFNRKGIIVPQITYEEFNRLINAEGISNEKYYRYNQHDHILEKDGKEMLIWDKNLIFFPRRINGKLTFLHRIRPEIQIVTSIETLEELTKEFWENYFLHFKDYVVLKPKYDHEVSYIGGGCPPIETEQGWLLIYHGVHDSLKGYVYSACAALLDLENPQKELSRLPYPLFVPEFYWELKGEVNNVCFPTGAVVFDDTLYIYYGAADERIACATMSLTELVNELIANKI, encoded by the coding sequence ATGATAAACGTAATTAAAGAAGGCATACTGCTTCAAAAAACGGGTCTTGATTTTGAAAACGAAGGGGTTTTAAATCCAGCAGCTATAAGAGATGGCGAGTTTGTTCACCTTCTTTACAGAGCAGTAAGCAAAGGCAATCACTCGAGTATTGGTTATTGTAAACTCAATGGACCTTTATCTATTGAAACTCGAGATAAAAAACCCTTGCTCGCTCCTCAATTTGATTATGAATCTCATGGTATTGAAGACCCTAGAATTGTAAAAATTGATGACACTTATTACCTAACTTTTACAGGGTATGATGGTGTTAATGCACTAGGTTGTTTGGCTACCTCGAAAGATTTAATCCATTTTAACCGAAAAGGAATTATAGTGCCTCAGATAACTTATGAAGAATTTAATCGGTTGATTAATGCAGAGGGTATCAGCAATGAAAAGTATTATCGCTACAACCAACACGATCACATTCTTGAAAAAGATGGAAAAGAGATGTTGATTTGGGACAAGAATCTTATTTTCTTTCCTAGAAGAATAAACGGAAAATTGACTTTTCTGCACCGCATCCGTCCCGAAATACAAATTGTAACCTCAATTGAAACATTAGAAGAATTAACTAAAGAATTTTGGGAAAACTACTTCTTACATTTTAAAGACTATGTGGTTTTGAAACCCAAATACGACCACGAAGTCAGTTACATCGGAGGAGGTTGCCCTCCTATTGAAACCGAACAGGGCTGGTTGCTTATCTATCATGGTGTTCATGATTCTTTGAAAGGTTATGTTTACTCGGCTTGTGCTGCGTTATTGGACTTAGAAAATCCGCAAAAAGAGTTGTCAAGATTACCCTATCCCTTGTTTGTGCCCGAGTTTTATTGGGAATTAAAAGGTGAAGTCAACAATGTTTGCTTCCCCACTGGAGCGGTAGTTTTTGATGACACGCTATACATTTATTATGGTGCTGCCGATGAACGAATTGCTTGTGCCACTATGAGTTTAACCGAATTAGTAAATGAATTAATAGCAAATAAAATATAG